A stretch of Gymnodinialimonas phycosphaerae DNA encodes these proteins:
- a CDS encoding sensor histidine kinase, translated as MTNRRATERSDIVLGEDWDRPQSGVESELRAARSRRSLISLNSSPLARKIILFNLIAIMVLGVVFLWLNPVHDSLVLQRERALASEAQLMSDIFEANLPVSAPANLVTGDGIDPEGVLSRIGVPEGMEVFIFAADGVPVTSTRDIARSGVRPVRGLEGQPRETLLITDFLVSIYDGLAGILGNGVETAPVENGPEAHGDLVAAAMGGATILQRGSNATGTIYAAASPIEGVGGIIGVLVVTTAAGEIDQLVRVEQEQLLQMFVVALLVSIVLSLVLASTIANPLADLSAAAELGRDKNARKMSPTRVRIPDLTGRPDEIGRLSGALRGMVAALYDRIDSNEQFAADVSHEIKNPLASLRSAVGTLEFAKTDEQRKRLIDVIEHDVHRLDRLVSDISNASRLDSELVKEEEEEFNLVKTLENLSQYHAEEAGKRGIEFITDLPTDRIEIHGLEGRLAQVFVNLLSNAISFCEEGDAVRLWTRRRENRVLVVVEDTGPGIPEEALTKVFNRFYSERPASQFGNNSGLGLAISKQIVEAHGGVIWAENIRPTEADITSEPLGARFVVGLPI; from the coding sequence ATGACCAACCGCCGCGCCACTGAGCGGTCTGATATCGTGTTGGGCGAGGATTGGGACCGTCCCCAATCCGGTGTGGAATCTGAATTGCGTGCCGCAAGGTCGCGCCGGTCGCTGATTTCTCTGAATTCCTCGCCGCTTGCCCGCAAGATCATCCTGTTCAACCTGATCGCCATAATGGTGTTGGGTGTGGTGTTCCTTTGGCTGAACCCGGTCCACGACAGCCTTGTGCTGCAACGTGAACGGGCGCTGGCCAGCGAAGCGCAGCTGATGTCCGATATCTTCGAGGCCAATCTTCCGGTCTCTGCGCCCGCCAACTTGGTGACCGGTGACGGCATTGACCCCGAGGGGGTGCTGTCGCGCATTGGTGTGCCCGAAGGGATGGAGGTTTTCATCTTCGCCGCCGATGGCGTGCCCGTGACCTCCACCCGCGATATTGCACGCAGTGGCGTGCGTCCGGTCCGGGGGCTGGAAGGCCAGCCGCGCGAAACCCTGTTGATCACTGATTTCCTCGTCTCCATTTACGATGGCCTGGCGGGCATTCTGGGCAATGGGGTTGAGACTGCACCTGTTGAAAACGGGCCGGAAGCCCACGGGGATCTTGTCGCCGCCGCCATGGGCGGGGCTACGATCCTTCAACGCGGCTCGAACGCGACCGGAACAATCTACGCCGCAGCTTCACCGATCGAGGGTGTCGGCGGTATCATCGGTGTCCTCGTCGTGACAACCGCCGCCGGAGAGATCGATCAGCTGGTCCGTGTCGAACAGGAACAGTTGTTGCAGATGTTCGTGGTGGCGCTTCTGGTGTCCATCGTGCTGTCGCTGGTGCTGGCATCGACCATCGCCAACCCGCTTGCAGATCTGTCCGCGGCCGCCGAATTGGGTCGTGACAAGAACGCCCGCAAGATGTCCCCCACGCGCGTGCGCATCCCCGACTTGACCGGCCGCCCCGATGAGATCGGGCGCCTGTCCGGCGCGTTACGTGGCATGGTCGCGGCGCTTTATGACCGGATCGACAGCAACGAACAGTTCGCCGCCGACGTCAGCCACGAGATCAAGAACCCCTTGGCCTCCCTGCGGTCTGCCGTGGGCACGCTGGAATTCGCCAAGACCGATGAACAGCGCAAGCGCCTAATCGACGTGATCGAGCATGACGTGCATCGGCTTGACCGTCTGGTCAGCGATATCTCCAACGCCTCGCGGCTCGATAGTGAGTTGGTGAAAGAGGAAGAGGAAGAGTTCAACCTGGTCAAGACGCTTGAAAACCTCTCGCAATACCATGCGGAAGAAGCAGGCAAGCGGGGGATCGAGTTCATTACCGATTTGCCGACGGATCGTATCGAGATCCACGGCCTCGAAGGGCGCTTGGCGCAAGTCTTCGTGAACCTGCTGAGCAATGCGATTTCCTTCTGCGAGGAAGGCGACGCAGTGCGGCTGTGGACCCGGCGGCGCGAGAATCGCGTGCTGGTCGTGGTAGAAGACACCGGCCCAGGTATCCCGGAAGAAGCGCTGACCAAGGTGTTCAACCGGTTCTACAGCGAGCGCCCGGCAAGCCAGTTCGGCAACAACTCGGGTCTTGGCCTCGCGATCTCCAAGCAGATCGTGGAAGCCCACGGTGGCGTCATCTGGGCCGAGAACATCCGCCCGACGGAGGCCGATATCACCTCTGAACCGCTTGGCGCGCGCTTCGTTGTCGGCCTGCCGATCTGA
- a CDS encoding HPr kinase/phosphorylase → MILGPSGSGKSSLALALLAHGAELICDDGVWLDGLDLTRPDGAPDLIEARGVGLLHAGPICPRAPLSLVVDLDRAETDRLPPRRLVHIHNQKVELILAAGQVTLAPTLIHLLRYGRADL, encoded by the coding sequence TTGATCCTGGGTCCTTCGGGCAGCGGAAAGTCCTCCCTCGCACTTGCGCTTCTGGCTCATGGGGCCGAATTGATCTGCGACGATGGCGTCTGGCTGGATGGCCTTGACCTCACGCGCCCCGACGGCGCCCCCGACTTGATCGAGGCGCGGGGCGTGGGTCTGCTGCATGCCGGTCCGATCTGCCCCCGCGCTCCCCTGTCGTTGGTCGTGGATCTTGACCGGGCAGAGACGGACCGTCTGCCGCCGCGACGGTTGGTCCACATACATAACCAAAAAGTCGAGTTGATCCTTGCCGCAGGACAGGTGACGCTGGCCCCCACCCTGATCCACCTGCTGCGCTATGGCAGGGCCGACCTCTGA
- the rapZ gene encoding RNase adapter RapZ, which yields MPPTSPPAHVVFVTGPSGAGRSTVIHALEDLGFEAIDNLPLSLLPRLLEGAPPERPLALCIDPRTRDFDARALINAHEKLEQDPAYAADLVYIDCDTATLQRRYSETRRRHPLAPEADPADGIAMEREMLAPLRGRADVLIDTTNLTPHRTREVVGRFFAKDRAPGMAIQIMSFSYRRALPIGADMVFDCRFLRNPHWDADLRAKDGRNAEVQAYVTADARFETFRSQINAMLDLLLPAFKEEGKSHLTVAFGCTGGRHRSVTLAEITERRLAEEGWHVSKRHRDVDKDATKDSDRDRGPITWVSASTGDGEAEQP from the coding sequence ATGCCCCCGACCTCCCCTCCCGCCCATGTGGTTTTTGTCACCGGCCCCTCTGGCGCCGGGCGCAGCACGGTGATCCACGCGCTGGAGGACCTGGGGTTCGAAGCGATTGACAACCTGCCCCTCAGCCTATTGCCCCGTCTTCTGGAAGGCGCGCCGCCTGAGCGTCCTCTGGCGCTCTGCATCGATCCGCGCACCCGCGACTTCGATGCGCGCGCGTTGATCAATGCCCATGAGAAGCTGGAACAGGATCCGGCCTATGCCGCCGATCTGGTCTACATCGATTGCGATACCGCAACGCTGCAACGGCGTTATTCGGAAACCCGCCGCCGCCACCCCCTTGCGCCCGAAGCCGACCCCGCCGATGGGATCGCGATGGAACGTGAAATGCTGGCCCCCCTGCGCGGCCGGGCCGATGTGTTGATCGACACGACCAACTTGACCCCCCATCGAACCCGCGAAGTGGTCGGGCGTTTCTTTGCCAAGGACCGGGCTCCTGGAATGGCGATTCAGATCATGTCGTTTTCCTACCGGCGCGCGTTGCCCATTGGCGCAGATATGGTGTTTGACTGTCGATTTCTGCGCAATCCTCATTGGGACGCGGACCTGCGGGCCAAAGATGGACGCAACGCAGAGGTCCAGGCCTATGTCACCGCCGATGCACGGTTCGAAACCTTCCGCAGTCAGATCAACGCCATGCTGGATTTGCTGCTACCCGCCTTCAAGGAAGAGGGCAAAAGCCATCTGACGGTGGCGTTTGGCTGTACGGGGGGGCGGCACCGCTCGGTCACTTTGGCCGAGATAACAGAGCGCCGCCTTGCGGAAGAGGGCTGGCATGTGTCTAAAAGGCACCGAGACGTGGACAAGGACGCCACCAAGGACAGTGACCGAGACCGGGGGCCCATCACGTGGGTTTCTGCCTCGACGGGGGATGGAGAGGCGGAGCAACCGTGA
- a CDS encoding PTS sugar transporter subunit IIA, which yields MIGIVIVAHGGLAQELKRATEHVVGAQPSMVAISIGPEDDRPTRTREICDAADAVDSGDGVVVVTDMYGGSPSNLSLRACRPANRKILTGVNLPMLVKLVKSRQLGVDEAVSRAAEAGRRYINSFDGAPE from the coding sequence GTGATCGGCATCGTGATCGTCGCCCATGGCGGCTTGGCGCAAGAGCTGAAGCGCGCGACGGAACATGTCGTGGGCGCGCAGCCATCTATGGTGGCTATTTCCATCGGCCCCGAAGACGACCGCCCCACGCGCACCCGCGAAATCTGTGATGCCGCCGATGCGGTGGACAGCGGGGATGGTGTGGTGGTGGTGACGGACATGTATGGCGGCTCGCCGTCGAACCTGTCGCTTCGGGCGTGCCGCCCGGCCAATCGCAAGATCCTGACGGGGGTGAATTTGCCGATGCTGGTGAAACTGGTGAAGTCGCGCCAGTTGGGCGTGGATGAGGCCGTATCGCGCGCGGCGGAGGCCGGTCGGCGGTACATCAACAGCTTCGACGGCGCGCCGGAATGA
- a CDS encoding HPr family phosphocarrier protein: MSDTSTIRNLKIVNVKGLHARASARFVEVVEEFDAEATVRRDGLSAAGDSIMGLLMLAASMGTSIEVETSGAEAEGLADALEALVADRFGEDT; the protein is encoded by the coding sequence ATGAGCGACACAAGCACGATACGGAACCTGAAGATCGTGAACGTCAAGGGTCTGCACGCCCGCGCCTCGGCGCGATTTGTCGAGGTTGTCGAAGAGTTTGACGCCGAGGCCACGGTCCGCCGCGATGGGCTGAGTGCTGCCGGTGACAGCATCATGGGCCTTTTGATGTTGGCAGCTTCCATGGGAACCTCTATTGAGGTTGAAACCAGCGGGGCCGAAGCGGAGGGTTTGGCCGACGCGTTGGAGGCTCTGGTCGCCGATCGGTTCGGCGAGGATACCTGA
- a CDS encoding lysophospholipid acyltransferase family protein: protein MALMDDGRRGHVTDLTTRNVSAPAPTRGNGPGGTYDRRSLTYANSFPSPFVRFTIKAIEWMTGKITIIRRIRQFESLGEFKGQAFWPATMKVMGIDLQTPDHQLDRIPKEGPVIFVANHPHGLVDGMILADLIGRRRDDYRILTRALLTGIDEAAAGYMISVPFPHEADAQQKMLDMRAAAMEHLKAGGLISLFPSGAVAVSDRMMGQPIEGEWNVFTAKMIRNSGATIVPCFFTGQNSRAYQVANKISPVIRQGLLIHEVVKSFDKPQAPVIGNPITPDEWADRIGKPREFMSWLRERTLSLGDNPDQ from the coding sequence ATGGCCTTAATGGATGACGGAAGACGAGGGCACGTGACGGATTTGACGACACGAAATGTATCGGCGCCCGCGCCGACCCGTGGGAACGGGCCGGGGGGCACCTATGACCGCCGGTCGTTGACCTATGCGAATTCCTTCCCCAGTCCTTTCGTCCGCTTCACGATCAAGGCGATCGAATGGATGACCGGCAAGATCACCATCATTCGCCGCATCCGTCAGTTCGAGAGTTTGGGCGAATTCAAAGGACAGGCGTTCTGGCCCGCGACGATGAAGGTCATGGGGATCGATTTACAGACCCCTGACCATCAGTTGGACCGGATTCCGAAAGAGGGGCCGGTGATCTTCGTCGCCAACCACCCGCACGGGTTGGTGGACGGGATGATCCTTGCGGATCTGATCGGGCGCCGCCGCGATGACTACCGCATCCTGACCCGGGCGCTTCTGACCGGCATTGACGAGGCCGCCGCAGGCTACATGATTTCCGTGCCCTTCCCCCACGAGGCGGATGCACAGCAGAAGATGCTGGATATGCGCGCCGCCGCGATGGAGCATTTGAAAGCCGGTGGCTTGATCTCGCTGTTCCCCTCGGGCGCGGTGGCGGTGTCGGACCGCATGATGGGCCAGCCGATCGAGGGTGAGTGGAACGTTTTCACCGCCAAGATGATCCGCAATTCCGGCGCGACCATCGTGCCCTGCTTCTTCACCGGCCAAAACAGCCGTGCCTACCAGGTTGCCAACAAGATCAGCCCGGTGATCCGTCAGGGCTTGTTGATCCATGAGGTGGTGAAAAGCTTCGACAAGCCGCAGGCACCGGTGATCGGCAATCCGATCACGCCCGATGAATGGGCCGACCGCATCGGCAAGCCGCGCGAGTTCATGTCATGGTTGCGCGAGCGGACGCTGTCGCTTGGCGACAACCCGGATCAGTAA
- a CDS encoding 3-hydroxybutyryl-CoA dehydrogenase, with product MEIESIGIVGAGQMGNGIAHVCALAGYDVIMSDVSQEALDNAVALIDRNLTRQVSREKISQADKDTAMGRISTTLTLADIGPTDLIIEAATERETVKQAIFEDLLPHIKPTTILTSNTSSISITRLASRTDRPEKFMGFHFMNPVPVMQLVELIRGIATDEPTFKACKSVVDRLGKTAATAEDFPAFIVNRILMPMINEAVYTLYEGVGNVTSIDMAMKLGTNHPMGPLELADFIGLDTCLAIMNVLHDGLADTKYRPCPLLTKYVEAGWLGRKTDRGFYDYRGEGDPVPTR from the coding sequence ATGGAGATCGAAAGCATCGGAATCGTCGGCGCCGGCCAGATGGGCAATGGCATCGCCCACGTCTGTGCCTTGGCGGGCTACGACGTCATCATGTCCGATGTCAGCCAGGAGGCTTTGGACAATGCGGTGGCGTTGATCGACCGCAACCTGACGCGTCAGGTCAGCCGCGAGAAGATCAGCCAAGCCGACAAGGACACCGCCATGGGCCGGATCAGCACCACGCTGACCCTGGCGGACATCGGCCCCACCGACCTGATCATCGAAGCCGCGACCGAGCGGGAGACTGTGAAGCAAGCCATCTTCGAAGACCTGCTGCCGCATATCAAACCGACCACAATCCTGACGTCGAACACCTCGTCGATCTCGATCACCCGGCTCGCCTCGCGCACGGACCGCCCCGAGAAATTCATGGGCTTCCACTTCATGAACCCCGTCCCGGTGATGCAACTGGTCGAGCTGATCCGCGGCATCGCCACCGATGAGCCCACCTTCAAGGCTTGCAAGTCCGTCGTCGACCGCCTGGGCAAAACCGCCGCCACCGCCGAGGATTTCCCCGCCTTCATCGTGAACCGCATCCTGATGCCAATGATCAACGAGGCGGTTTATACGCTCTATGAAGGCGTCGGCAACGTCACCTCCATCGACATGGCGATGAAGCTTGGCACCAACCACCCGATGGGCCCGCTGGAACTGGCGGATTTCATCGGCCTCGACACCTGCCTTGCGATCATGAACGTGCTGCACGATGGTCTGGCCGACACCAAGTACCGCCCCTGCCCGCTGCTGACGAAATACGTGGAGGCCGGGTGGCTCGGCCGCAAGACCGACCGAGGGTTCTACGACTACCGTGGTGAAGGCGACCCCGTTCCGACGCGCTGA
- a CDS encoding DUF6473 family protein produces MSFEQRGRMPLDYQPSALAGSVLRFRGPLNADSGPGIVCIGSSETFGRFIDAPYATQLDRALDIPVLNLGVVNAGLDVMMNDHAIAAAVAEAEAVVMQITSAHNMTNRLYSVHPRRNDRFVSASAMLRTIYPRVDFTEFHFTRHMLSHLRDASEDRFEIVRTELEQAWVARMRRYLKGLAVPVHLLWLSNSKPDDPEDASLAQSPLFVSSKMLDEVRPDAASLTIAAPEEADEAEAIEGKYFGPREEAAARLLPGPELHRMATESLLAHLGF; encoded by the coding sequence ATGAGTTTTGAACAACGCGGGCGTATGCCCTTGGACTATCAACCGTCGGCGCTTGCTGGATCCGTCCTGCGATTTCGCGGGCCGTTGAACGCGGACTCCGGGCCGGGGATCGTTTGCATCGGATCGTCCGAGACCTTCGGCCGGTTCATCGATGCGCCCTACGCGACGCAATTGGACCGCGCGCTGGATATCCCGGTGCTTAACCTGGGCGTGGTCAATGCAGGCCTCGACGTGATGATGAACGATCATGCGATTGCCGCGGCAGTGGCTGAGGCAGAGGCGGTGGTGATGCAAATCACCAGCGCGCACAACATGACGAACCGGTTATATTCCGTGCATCCACGGCGCAATGACCGCTTCGTCTCGGCCAGTGCCATGCTGCGGACCATATATCCCCGGGTCGACTTTACCGAATTCCACTTCACGCGCCACATGCTGAGCCATCTGCGCGATGCCTCTGAGGATCGGTTCGAGATCGTCCGGACAGAGCTTGAACAGGCCTGGGTGGCCCGGATGCGGCGCTACCTCAAAGGCCTTGCCGTGCCGGTGCATCTGCTTTGGTTGTCAAACAGCAAACCCGATGATCCAGAGGATGCGAGTCTGGCGCAGTCCCCCCTTTTCGTGAGTTCGAAGATGCTGGATGAAGTCCGCCCTGATGCCGCCTCCCTGACGATTGCGGCCCCCGAGGAGGCCGATGAAGCGGAGGCCATTGAAGGCAAGTATTTCGGCCCGAGGGAAGAGGCCGCCGCGCGCTTGCTGCCCGGGCCGGAATTGCACCGGATGGCGACGGAAAGTCTGCTGGCGCATCTGGGTTTCTAG
- a CDS encoding electron transfer flavoprotein subunit alpha/FixB family protein: MNVLLLAEVTDGALAMDATAKAVTAAAMLGDVTVLACGASAKAAADEAATITGVSKVLCAEDASLGHRLAEPTAALIVSLAGDYSHIVAPATTDAKNVMPRVAALLDVMVISDASAVVDADTFERPIYAGNAIQTVKSADAVKVVTFRTSTFDAAATGGSAPVEMIGAAADPGLSTWVEDKVAASDRPELTSAGIVVSGGRGVGSEEQFALIEGLADKLGAAVGASRAAVDSGYAPNDWQVGQTGKVVAPDLYVAVGISGAIQHLAGMKDSKVIVAINKDEEAPIFQVADYGLVADLFDAVPELTAKL; the protein is encoded by the coding sequence ATGAATGTTCTTCTCCTTGCCGAAGTAACCGATGGCGCACTGGCGATGGACGCCACCGCCAAGGCCGTCACCGCCGCCGCGATGTTGGGCGACGTGACGGTGCTGGCCTGTGGTGCGTCCGCCAAAGCCGCCGCAGATGAGGCCGCGACGATCACGGGCGTATCCAAGGTGCTCTGCGCTGAAGACGCGTCGCTGGGGCACCGCCTGGCGGAACCCACCGCGGCATTGATCGTCAGCCTTGCCGGGGACTATTCGCACATCGTGGCGCCCGCTACGACGGACGCGAAAAACGTCATGCCTCGCGTCGCGGCTTTGCTGGACGTCATGGTAATCTCGGACGCCTCCGCCGTTGTGGATGCCGACACGTTCGAACGCCCGATCTATGCGGGTAACGCGATCCAGACGGTGAAATCGGCGGATGCCGTGAAGGTCGTGACCTTCCGGACCTCCACCTTCGACGCCGCCGCAACCGGAGGCTCCGCCCCCGTCGAGATGATCGGCGCCGCTGCGGATCCCGGCCTTTCAACCTGGGTCGAAGACAAGGTCGCCGCAAGCGATCGGCCCGAGCTGACATCCGCAGGGATCGTCGTCTCTGGCGGGCGCGGCGTGGGCTCGGAAGAGCAATTCGCCCTGATCGAAGGCCTCGCCGACAAACTGGGGGCCGCCGTTGGTGCGTCCCGCGCGGCGGTCGATTCGGGCTATGCCCCGAACGACTGGCAAGTGGGCCAGACCGGCAAGGTCGTGGCGCCGGATCTTTACGTCGCCGTCGGCATCTCGGGCGCGATCCAGCACTTGGCCGGCATGAAAGACAGCAAGGTCATCGTCGCCATCAACAAGGACGAAGAAGCGCCGATCTTCCAGGTCGCCGACTACGGCCTTGTGGCTGACTTGTTCGACGCGGTGCCGGAGTTGACAGCCAAACTCTGA
- a CDS encoding electron transfer flavoprotein subunit beta/FixA family protein — translation MKVLVPVKRVIDYNVKVRVKADGSGVDLANVKMSMNPFDEIAVEEAIRLKEAGKAEEVVAVSIGVKQSQETLRTALAMGADRAILVVATDDVHTDIEPLAVAKILKAVIDEEQPGLVLAGKQAIDNDMNATGQMLSALLGWSQGTFASELEIDGDTAKVTREVDGGLQTIDVKMPAIITVDLRLNEPRYASLPNIMKAKKKPLDEKTAADYGVDVTPRLAIVSTTEPEARAAGVKVASVDELLTKLKDEAGVL, via the coding sequence ATGAAGGTCTTAGTGCCCGTAAAGCGCGTGATCGACTACAACGTGAAGGTTCGTGTAAAAGCGGACGGGTCCGGGGTCGATCTTGCCAACGTGAAAATGTCGATGAACCCCTTCGACGAAATCGCCGTCGAAGAGGCGATCCGCCTGAAGGAAGCGGGCAAGGCCGAAGAGGTCGTCGCCGTCTCCATCGGGGTGAAGCAAAGCCAGGAAACCCTGCGCACGGCGCTTGCCATGGGCGCGGATCGCGCGATCCTTGTCGTCGCCACCGACGACGTCCACACGGACATCGAGCCGCTGGCCGTCGCCAAGATCCTCAAGGCGGTCATCGATGAAGAGCAGCCCGGCCTCGTGTTGGCCGGCAAGCAGGCCATCGACAACGACATGAACGCCACCGGCCAGATGCTTTCGGCGCTTCTGGGCTGGTCCCAAGGCACCTTCGCATCTGAGTTGGAGATTGACGGCGACACCGCCAAGGTCACCCGCGAAGTGGATGGCGGTTTGCAGACCATCGATGTGAAGATGCCCGCCATCATTACCGTCGACCTGCGCCTGAATGAGCCGCGCTATGCTTCGCTGCCCAACATCATGAAGGCAAAGAAGAAGCCGTTGGACGAGAAAACCGCCGCCGATTACGGCGTCGACGTCACGCCGCGCCTCGCCATCGTCTCCACCACCGAGCCCGAGGCCCGCGCCGCAGGTGTCAAGGTCGCCTCGGTGGATGAACTTCTGACGAAACTCAAAGATGAAGCGGGGGTCCTGTAA
- the trhA gene encoding PAQR family membrane homeostasis protein TrhA yields the protein MAHLRSNRAYSRAEYLSDAVVHGLGIGGALIAGPVLITLAAVWIGDPTLVGALAIYTVTLLAMWVCSALYNLVQSEHLTPRFRRFDQSAIYFKIAGTYTPFIALASGSVGFFAGIWTVALAGASVILFSKRSYIWLAIALYLSLGWAGAVAGGPLMAGITPMAMSLLIAGGLCYSFGIIFLMWSKLPFHNTIWHICVLAGTSICYAAIVAEILHNSHIV from the coding sequence ATGGCACATCTTCGATCCAATCGAGCGTACAGCCGGGCCGAGTATCTCTCGGACGCTGTGGTGCACGGATTGGGTATCGGGGGCGCGTTGATCGCGGGGCCTGTCCTGATCACCCTGGCTGCTGTCTGGATCGGCGATCCAACATTGGTGGGCGCGCTGGCGATCTACACGGTCACGCTTCTGGCGATGTGGGTCTGCTCGGCGCTTTATAACCTTGTGCAAAGCGAACACCTGACACCGCGGTTTCGGCGCTTCGATCAATCGGCGATCTACTTCAAGATCGCTGGCACCTACACGCCGTTCATTGCCTTGGCCTCGGGCTCGGTCGGGTTTTTCGCAGGCATCTGGACGGTGGCGCTGGCGGGCGCCTCGGTGATCCTGTTTTCAAAACGCTCCTACATCTGGCTGGCGATCGCGCTCTATCTCAGCCTGGGATGGGCGGGCGCCGTGGCTGGCGGACCGCTGATGGCGGGCATCACGCCCATGGCCATGTCACTGCTGATTGCGGGCGGTTTATGCTATTCCTTCGGCATCATTTTCCTGATGTGGAGCAAGCTGCCGTTCCACAACACGATCTGGCATATTTGCGTTCTCGCGGGCACGTCGATCTGCTACGCGGCGATCGTCGCGGAAATCCTTCACAACTCTCATATCGTGTGA
- a CDS encoding cob(I)yrinic acid a,c-diamide adenosyltransferase — translation MVVLNKIYTRTGDAGETALGDGSRVAKYSPRVEAYGTVDELNATLGVARLHAEGQMAERIAMIQNDLFDLGADLCTPNMEMDADREYPPLRMADAQVDRLEAEIDEMNPNLAPLRSFILPGGSPLATHLHICRTVCRRAERLSVELGGVESVNPAGVKYLNRLSDWFFVAGRIANNNGKDDILWVPGANR, via the coding sequence ATGGTTGTTCTGAACAAAATCTACACGCGCACTGGTGACGCCGGGGAAACCGCCCTGGGCGACGGCAGCCGTGTGGCGAAGTATTCCCCGCGTGTCGAGGCCTACGGCACCGTGGATGAGCTGAACGCGACCCTTGGGGTGGCACGCCTGCATGCCGAGGGGCAAATGGCCGAGCGCATCGCGATGATCCAGAACGACCTGTTCGATCTGGGCGCTGACCTTTGCACGCCGAACATGGAAATGGATGCGGATCGCGAATATCCGCCACTGCGCATGGCTGACGCGCAAGTCGACCGACTGGAAGCCGAGATCGACGAGATGAACCCGAACCTCGCGCCGCTGAGGTCGTTCATTCTACCCGGCGGCTCGCCTCTCGCCACGCATCTGCATATCTGCCGGACCGTCTGCCGCCGGGCCGAACGGTTGTCGGTAGAATTGGGGGGGGTGGAATCGGTGAACCCTGCGGGGGTCAAGTACCTCAACCGGTTATCGGATTGGTTCTTCGTCGCGGGCCGCATTGCCAACAACAATGGCAAGGATGACATCCTCTGGGTTCCCGGCGCGAACCGCTAG
- a CDS encoding twin transmembrane helix small protein, which produces MTNDPLLIAGLVACLAVLVILLMGINSFRKGGAEGAKRSNKLMQWRLGAQLLAIILLLAFVYFRRQSGG; this is translated from the coding sequence ATGACAAACGACCCCCTACTTATCGCTGGACTGGTGGCTTGCCTTGCCGTTCTGGTGATCCTGCTCATGGGCATCAACTCGTTCCGCAAGGGCGGCGCAGAGGGCGCGAAGCGGTCCAACAAGCTGATGCAATGGCGCCTTGGCGCGCAACTTCTGGCCATCATCCTGCTGCTGGCCTTCGTCTATTTCCGTCGACAGTCTGGGGGCTAA
- a CDS encoding SDR family NAD(P)-dependent oxidoreductase — MTRSILITGCSSGIGHVAAHTLHARGWRVFACVRRDEDRTRLEAEGLESGILDMSDTASIEAGLADVLERTGGTLNALFNNAGFGLPGAVEDLPTDGLRATFETNVFGLHHLTRAVIPVMRKQGHGRIVQHSSGFGRHVARWRGAYNASKHALEGLTDTLRLEMRGTGIHVSTLNTGPVTSKFRVNSIPQFERWIDWENSADPDRYRRQLLPFLYETSSPAPFQREPDAVVRRLIHAIESPNPRPRYHITPATHIAEGLARLLPQRMIDAIAARI; from the coding sequence GTGACACGATCCATCCTGATCACCGGATGCTCATCAGGCATCGGCCATGTCGCGGCCCACACGCTGCACGCGCGTGGCTGGCGCGTCTTCGCCTGCGTGCGCCGCGACGAAGATCGCACCCGGCTGGAAGCCGAAGGACTTGAAAGCGGCATCCTGGACATGAGCGACACGGCCAGTATCGAAGCCGGTCTTGCGGATGTGCTGGAGCGGACCGGCGGCACGCTGAACGCGCTGTTCAACAACGCAGGCTTCGGTCTGCCCGGCGCGGTCGAGGACCTGCCTACCGACGGCCTGCGCGCCACCTTCGAGACCAACGTTTTCGGCCTTCATCACCTGACCCGCGCCGTGATCCCGGTGATGCGCAAGCAAGGTCACGGGCGCATTGTCCAGCACTCCTCCGGTTTCGGGCGGCATGTGGCGCGGTGGCGGGGGGCCTACAACGCCTCCAAGCACGCGCTTGAGGGGCTGACGGACACCCTGCGGCTGGAGATGCGCGGCACCGGCATCCATGTCAGCACCTTGAACACCGGCCCCGTGACGTCAAAGTTCCGCGTCAACTCGATCCCGCAGTTCGAGCGCTGGATCGATTGGGAAAACTCCGCCGATCCTGACCGCTACCGACGCCAATTGCTGCCCTTCCTCTACGAGACCTCGAGCCCTGCGCCGTTCCAACGCGAGCCCGACGCCGTGGTCCGTCGCCTGATCCACGCGATTGAATCCCCCAATCCGCGCCCGCGTTACCACATCACCCCTGCCACCCACATCGCGGAGGGCCTTGCGCGCCTGCTGCCGCAGCGGATGATCGATGCGATTGCCGCGCGTATCTAG